In Oryctolagus cuniculus chromosome 18, mOryCun1.1, whole genome shotgun sequence, the DNA window caaaaaacctgaccATGCTGGCATTCTGATCTCAGGTTACCAGCATCCAAAACTGGGAGAAATAACCTTCTACCATTGATAAGTCATGCTGTTTTGGGTACTTGTTATAACAGCTCAAACTTAGTCACTATCATAAAGAAACAGTGCCTTGTGCACAAAGATGTTTATTACAGTATTATTTATAACATCAAACAAATGGGAAAACATAAATATCTCTTTGGGAACAGTTGAGTGTTTtgaaacaatgaaatattattcaacaaCTAAAAATCTTCACTAAGACTTCTTGATAGGAAGGGGATATGTTTATATTATATTCAGTGGTTTAAAAAACACCacgaacaacaacaacaacaaaaagaatctGCACAATAAACTGATGCAGATCAGAACTGAAGCCAAGTGCACAGAATTCATGGAGCAGCAAAAAGTAACCAGCTAAGCAGCGTTGTTTCCTCATAACTGTTAAAATTAAGCCACTGAAGCCCGAGGTTGGAATCTGGTTTTGGCAGGAAAAGCGGACTGGAACATAACAGCCACTGCAAAGTTCCTCTGTCCAAGAAGACAATCCATGCCAGCCTCAAGAGGTGAGATTTTTCAGTGGACAACAAAGGCCTGTACTTTGCAAGTGTGATTCCCAACACTGAGTGGCAGAAATGAAATGCTGATATAGCCCTCGATGACGTGAGATGCAGACAGACATGGAGTGGGAGTGCAACACTGCAGGGAATGTAAAGGCCGTCTCCCACCCTTTcttaaagtttattattattattaatattattattattattattgttattttccaGGAGGAAAGCAAGAAAACCCACTAAATTAAGGGATGGCACCATCTAGTTCCCATGCTGACTGGGAACCAGATTAGAAAGGGTCTATTCAGATGAGGCAGCTGCTGCCCTGCTCTGAGGAAAAGGTGGCAGCACAGATCAGTGAGCAGTGGGGCAAGGAAAGTGGCTGAATGGGGTTGAGATTCTGGAAGTGGAATTCAGGAGTGTGTGTGGGATGGCAGGAGTTTTGAGGGAGACAGTGGCCTCATGAGTAGATCTGTTGCttttgatttctcaacaatgttgcagtggattcatttctgagaggagcagcgtggtgggggcaagaggctcggagtcaccacacagacccggggagtcgggtgaaagcaggcttgaggcgagcagcccacagactcgtttatttcagttggtacaatagcttatatagccaagaccagccaatctggtcaaggggcggtctatgccccaaccaatcacagcctgttgccaggcagtttccaaagccatccaatcacagcctgttgccaggcagcttcaaatccatccaatcacagcctgttgccaggcaggctccattgccaggtgggcttcaaagccattcctgagtaactgacactcgcttgccagtggccaccttggcatggccttctcattccaccacatagaTCTTGGGTTGATGGCGCCCGGCAAGACATTTCAGGCTCCAGAGAAACTGCCTGGTGAATTCCACACAGAATTACAGCTCGGTTCAGGGGCAGCAACGCCTTGTATCCCAGCCCTCACGGGGAATCTCTCGTTCCAGGGAAGCGTGACCTTCGAGGACGTCAGTGTGAACTTTACGCAGGAAGAATGGCAGTGGCTGACCCCCAGGCAGAGGCGTTTgcacagggatgtgatgctggagaactaCAGCAACGTGGTCTCCCTGGCCCAGCACGGCTGCCAGGGTGGGTGACTTAACACATGAGGTCTGAAATGTGTGGGCAGGCCACTGTGTGGCTGAAGGGCCCATCCTCGAGGTGCCCCTCACTGGGCTGAGCCGGGAGTAGGGTGCAGTGAAGGACAGCTCAGATGCTCACTTCCAGGGTGGTGCCCTGCGGATGAGGCCCCTAccccttcagcccagccctgaccctggttcTTGGGAAAGCTTCATCCCCCAGGAAGAAAAGCCTTTCTTTGTTCTGTTTGGTTTGACTGCTCATGTGGATTCCTTAACACAGCAGCTTCCCTGTCCATTCACCTCATCCCCCTCAACCAATGGCACCCTCATCTCACACGTTCACGAAAACACCCACACACAAAGCCTCACACTCATACTCACACTCAGGAGCACCCACATGGCAACATTCACACACGTTTATAACACTCCCACATGGAAGAAATGCATGCTCACAAAACACCCCCCCACAaaccaacaccccccccccccccgcccccgcccttaCGCCACCCCACCAAGCCCTGTGGTGTTTCCTACAAACAGGCCAAGAGGAAGCCAGCAAACCTGAGGTGATCTTGAGGCTGGAGCGCGGAGAAGAGCCCTGGACGGTGGGAGGCGAGGGGCTGAGCAGCAGCGGACGAGGTAATCAGGGCAGCACCGGTGGGCCAAGGTCCCGGGAAGCCAGCTGTCCTGTTAAAGAGGAACCATTTGGCAGTGACTGGGAATGGCTGGGACAGCCTCAGTGTGCAGGTGCTGTGTTTTCCTTTGCAGATGAGAACTGTTCTCTTCTCGCCCTGAGCTCTCAGCTCCCGTGTGCTGGGTCTCTTGCAGTCCGGTGCAGGCCGCTCAGCAGCGCTCCGGAAGCTGTGGctcatttctttcctcttttgtgCTCCTCGTGAGATCTGACACTCCCGACCTTACCTGGAAGTCCTCCATTATCTTGGCCCtgtgcctttttttcccctttattattattaaatatttatttatttatttgaaaggcagagttagagaaatcttccatctgctggttcactccccagatagccacagcactgggacttgggtcatcttccactgctttccaaggtgcattagcagggagcaggatcagaagtggaacagtcaggactcgaaccggtgtccacataggatgccagtgctgtagactgaggcttaacccactacttcaacagagccagccctggccctgtaccttaagaaaaaaaaatacatattctgtCTCCCAAAAGCTGCTGGCTAGGACACAGGCTTCTGCCTGCTCCCCTTTTGATGTTGGGCTGGGCTGAGTCTGGGGGACCTGGTTCTGTCATGTTCCTGTGGGCAGGTCAGGCTACACAACTGTATATGCAGATAAGAATGAAATGGTTACAGCAAGTAACTGGAGTCTTAACTGTTCTTTTGTACCTATGTGTATAAGTTTCTCCCCGCAATTTCTTCAATATTAGTTTTGTTCTCAGAACCTGTATTGGCCAACTTTTCATCATTATAAAAAATACctaggggggctggtgctgtggcatatcaggtaaagctgccgcctgcagtgcgggcatcccatatgagtgctggtttgagtcctggctcctccacttctgatccagctctctgccaatgcaatTGGGAAAgtacagagggtggcccaagtccttgggcccctgtacccctttgggagacccagaagaagctcctgactcctggcttcagatcggcccagctctggccattgcagccatttgtggagtgaaccagcagatggaagacctctctctctctgcccctgcctctctgtaactctgcttttctaataaacaaacaagtcttaaaaaaaaaaaaaaaaacctaaggcAGGATAATTTTATAAGGAAAGAGATACATTTTCAACTCAGAGTTTTGGAGCTTagcagtccaagatcaggtgcgCCCCAAAGCCTCAGCCTATGGTGACAGAGTCCCAGAGTGGTAGGGAGCACCACACAGCAAAATACAGGGactgcagggctggcgctgtggcatagcgggtaaagccactgtctgccatgtcagcatgccatatgagtactggtttgagtcctggctgctctacttgcgattcagctctctgttatagcctgggagagcagtacaagatggccaagtccttgggcccctgtacccttgtgggagactggaagaagcttctggctcctggcttcaaatcagcacagctccagctattgtggccacctaggtagtggaccagtggatggaagacttcctctctctccctctctctctctctctctgcctcagcctctctgtaactctgcctttcaaataaacaaataaatctttaaaaagaaaatacagggacTGCCCCTGTTGTACTATATTCCTCTCAGTCCCCTAACATGAGTTTTGGGACTAACCTGCATGAATTTGGGAGCCATATCATAGAGTCTCTGGCCTTAGGGTTTCTTTTATGTTTGGGCGTACTGAGAAACCTAGATTATCTTAACCAAAAAGAACAAGCCAATTATAAAcagttatataaatatatgtttattaatGAGAGAAAATCAGAATGCATGTGTTACAGGTAACTCACAAATGATTACAAGGCTGCAGTAGATGTTGAGTTATATTTTGTCTATGTGGAGTTAAAACTACAATTTTTATGTGGAGTTTTACTTTTTGTAAACAGTCAACAGTAAATCAGTTTGTTCTACACTAACTGATGTCTTGATTGCAGTACCTGTGGTTGCCCCAACAGCACATCTGCTTGGTTATACATAAGTTACATCCTTTAACACCTCGCTGAGGTTAGATTAAGTCCAGTTTCCCAGAGACATTAGGGCGCAGTGCAGAATGATTGCCCCAATAGACTGTTTATGACATTTCATTTCAATCATGGGAGTGGAAAATCTGACACAGGAAACTTCTCTGTGTTCGATTTTAGAAGCGTGTGCTTGGAGACTCCAGGCAGTGGAGGAAGATCTCAAGAGAGACGCTGCATCATCGATCAAGAACGCAGCAGTGACCAAGCAGAAAGGCGTTGAACGGGAAGAAACACTTCCTTCAAACAGAGATGATACTACTTCAAGTCCCCCACTCATAGACCATGACCTGTTTGGGAGAGATCTGGAACAGAGTGTGGATATGAAAAGCTGTGTAAAAAACAACTCTCATGAATCTAAGAGATTCAGGAAATTGGTTGGCCATAATGCATCCAAACTGGCAGAGACACAATTTGAATGTGATTTCTGTAGAAAGCTATTCAGTTCCAAAGCATGCCTTCTGAGTCACCTGCGGATGCATGCTGGGGAGAAAGCCTTTGAATGCAGCAAATGTGGAAAAGCATTCAGTAAGCAGTGGAAGTTCAGTAAGCATCAGAAAACTCACATGGAGGAAAAGCCCTACGCATGCGGTGAGTGTGGAAAAGCCTACAAGCAGAAGCTCAATCTCATCCAGCATCAGAAAAGTCACACTGAAGAGAAACCCTATAAATGTAAGACCTGTGAGAAAGGCTTTTTCTGGAAGTCATGCCTCATTAATCATGAGAAAACTCATAATGCCAAGAAAGCctatgaatgtaatgaatgtggcaAATCCTACAAGCAGTATGCGACCCTCTTTCAACATAAAAAAATCCACACGGGGCAAAAACCCTATGGGTGTAAGGACTGTGAAAAAACTTTCATTTACAAGTCCGACCTTATGAAACACCAGAGAATACACACGGGAGAGAAACCCTATAAATGTAGCATATGTGAAAAGGCCTTTTCCCAGAAGTCAAATGTCATTGATCATGAGAAAATTCATTCTGGAGAGAGAGCTTATGAGTGTGATCTGTGTGGCAATACCTTCATCCAGAGGAAAAATCTCATTCAACATAAGAAAATCCATACCGGAAAGAAACCCTTTGAATGTGCTAGATGTGGCAAAGCTTTTTTTCAGAAGTCAAACCTTCACagtcatcagaaaattcatgttGGAGAAAGAGTCTATgcatgtaatgaatgtggaaaatccTTCAGCCGGAAGCTAAACCTCAGTTTGCATAAAAAAACGCATAGTGGACAAAAGCCTTACAAATGTTctgagtgtgggaaagcctttgcTGACAAGTCATATCTTCTGAGACACCAGAAGAGAATTCATAGCAAATAAGAGTcccataaatttgaaaaatttgagaATGCCTTCGTTTATTGTAGAATGTAGTAGTCACCCAGGAATTTGTACTGAAATGCTTTAGTATTTGAAGGCTATTTCTGAAGCagtgaagactttttttttaaagattcatttatttatttgaaagttacagggaggctgagagagagagagagagaggggaagagatcttccatctgctggttcactccccaaatggcctcaacagccagagctgtgctgatccaaaaccaggagccaggaacttcttctaggtcttccacataagtacaggggcccaagcacttgggccattgaaACAGTGAAGACTTCAGTGGAGTATCTTGTGAAGAATGATTTGgcttattcattcatcaaatataaAGTGTCTTTTGTTTTAAACACTGAATATGTAGCAATAAACCAAAAACCttcatgaaattttaatttagtgAATAATGACCAGTGATAACCATtcctttaaaaacttaaaaacattcaCTAATTGGGAATAGACACAAGAAAATGTAATGACATGGTATTGTACCAGtagtatgagagtacttcaaaaggttcatagaaaaattaagttaagggctggtgctgtggtgtagcaggtaaagcctctgcctgcagcaccagcatcccatatgggcaccagttcctgtcccggctgctccacttcccatcttattttctgctatggcctgggaaagcagcagaaaattgcccaagtccttaggcccctgcacttgcatgtgagacctggaagaagctcctggctcctggcttccaatgggctaagctccagctgtggcagccatttggggagtgagctaaaagatagaaaacctctccctctccctcttcttctccctctccctctccctctccctcccttcctctctctgtatatagaagggaacacagcagagaaaaTCCCTGACCTCATGGAGTTCCCATTCAGGTAGAAGACATCTGGTTCCAAATATTTACATGTGCTCATCCATCTATCCCTCCAGCTTGCTTTGTATGAACTCGAAATAGTAGAGGCCTGGAATTTCATTTGCTTACTGTTAACAGACAGGAACTCTTGGGAAGTAGGATGATTATTTCTGTCTATGCACTTTGGTGAAATATGTAATTAATAGGAATCATGTactttttaatcaaataaaagtgtttttctaaaaaaatgagatgtgtatatgtcatgatgttaacATGTTAAGGATGTTTTATAATAACTGATGGGAGAGATATGAATGAAGTATTTTCCTCTCTGCCTTATCTTTTtctctaataatatttttaaacaactagCTATCAAGTATATACAACAAAGTGGTGTGGGAGCTGAAATACAAGTGCGTTGAATGTGTATCATAGACAATGAATGGAGTGTCTCTTCTGTCCGAGTGTTTAACTCAATTACATTCACCATGGAATTGTTTTTGGtattctgaaaaattattttttaaagatttcttttcaaCTTCCCACACTGGGAGTCAAACCTGGGCCGCCTGGGTGAAAACCAggaatcctaaccactaggccatgtgggatctctgtcattaatgtgttgcccaatgtgaattaacgctataactagtactgaaccagtagtttacactttatgttctgtgtgggtacaaactgatgaaatctttacttaatagatactaaatcgatcttctgtctataaagataattgaaaatgaatcttgatgtgaatggaagagggagcaggagatgggaggggtgcgagtgggagggaagttattgggggcagggaagccattgtaatctataaactgcactttggaaatttatatttactaaataaaagttaaaaaaaaaaaacagtgagggagagagggaagcggggagggaagctaggaaggaaggaaggaggcagggaaggagggagggacctCGCCTTCCCTGCCACAcagattctgttttctgtttaataAAGCAAGTTgcaccccccaaaaaataaacaaaataaatctttattttgggTGGGGcaacttgctttatttatttcatttattttttgacaggtaagtGGGgtattaagcaagtgagccatggcgctggcccaagatTTATCTCTTTagtataaaggcagagttacagatagagagagctggagatctttcttgtgctgcttcactcctaaaatggccacaattgctaggGGTGagccagcccaaagtcaggaacctaggactccatccagggttcctacatgggcagcagggacctgagtagttgagccatcttctactgctttcctgtgcacatcagcagggagcttgatcagaagtggagtaggggctggcgttgtggcatagtgggtaaagccaggaactccaacctggtctcccacatggatggcagcagcccaggtacctggaccatcatctgctgcctcgtcAGGCACACAATAggctgcaggcagctggagttgctagtggagccaggactccaccccaggcactccgatccgggatgtgggtgtctcaagcggCATCTTTACCACTATGCCCAATGCCCTCTCTTGATTATTTCAGTCTTTGCTGCTGGTTTCCTTGTGTTTACTCTGTTTATGTAGACGGACTGGCCACCTGATTTAGGAGTCCTGTGAGAAATGAATATGCCTGGTCCCTTATACAAGATCATTAAAAATTCCAAATGCCAGGTGCCCCAAGGATCTGTAAGGAATATGATTTTTACTTCAAGACAGAATTTCAAGATGGCAAGAGCAGAGAATCAAGCCACATTCAGGGTGGTCTTAATTCTGAGCCCTGTGGGACGGCAGAGACTCTGTTGCATGCCATGGAACTGGGCCTGTGTCCAGGAACTTTCCGTCCTCTTGCCTGGAGCTCTGGCTTTGCCATGGCCTGTGCCTTCTCTCGTCCTCAGTGTCCGTGTCCTGCGTATACAGCAGCTCAAACGTAGCTCTGTATGCCCTCATACTGGCTTTCAGCTGCTTGAGATTTGTGCCTCACATACCCCAGGAGTCAAGTGATCTGGAGCTAAGTGCAGCAGGGATCTTCTGTGGTCACGCACTCACACTCTGCTTCTTTATGTGTTCTGAGGGGCACCATGTGTGACGACATTGGAAAGATATGACTGAATCATGTAAACACTTAGTAGACCTTTCTGATGCCAGAAAGAAGTGTGAAAGTGAggtttacaggggctggcacctgtCGTGGTGTAgcgagtgaagccactgcctgcagtgccgcatcccatatgggcacgggttggagtcccagctgctgatttCCAACCcatctctgctattgcctggggaagcggtagaggatggcccaagtccttgggaccctgcacccacctggaagacccggaagaagctcctggctcttggctttggatcggcccagctccggcctttgtagccatttggggagtgaaccagcagatataagacctctctctctctttcccctctgcccctctctaactctgcttttcaaataaataattttacaaaatggTGAGCTATATATAGAACATGAGCTTTAGAAATTGACAGAAAAAGAAGTTCCAGGTACAGAGGCAAGAGCTGAATAAAAATCGATCCTTGAGGGACAAGTTCGGTGTTGCAAAAGCATAAAATTTGTTGTGGATGGAATTACAAGTTGACAGATGACCATGGACCACATTTTGACATCAATTTGAAAGATTGAAGAAGCATTGATCCTGAAACTCAGTAATTCAAGTAGTGGCTATAGACCCGAGAATGTTGGTTGTCTGGTCTCAGCACCCTGCTTATGCTCAAGGGTCTTTTAGCTTCAACAGTCTCATGGGTAGCTCATCAGTCTATAGAAGCTGCTCCAGTTAACAGTTCCTCCtgctgtcctcaatgtgctgtgaAGCCACATTCCTGAGAATATGATCTGGACACCCCTTTTCCCTCAGCTGCCACAAACACCTGGTGACCTGTTATGCCACCCTGTCACCTTCAAACCTACTCCTGGAGAGCTCCTTCCCCTCAGTGGAGCTTCCAAAGCGAGCTCAGAATGGCCTAaatgggaggggaaggcagggtgcAGGCCTGAGCGGCCTTGGTTCCTATCACCACCTAGTGGGAGCAGCGAGCAACGACTCCAGTGTCTGTACAGGTGCTCCTGTGCTTTCAGATTCTTCCAGAAGACTCTGAACATAAACATAAAGGTTCtgcgactcttatcttgtttagacacggtcatagtcaaagtggaggttctctcctcccttcagagaaaggcacctccctctttgaagacctgttctttccactgggatctcactcacagagatctttttgccagagtgtcttggctttccatgcctgaaatactctcatgggcttttcagccagatccgagtgcctttagggctgattctgaggccagagtgctatttaggacatccaccattctatgagtctgctgaaggggcttccatagccttggaaactcataactggtgcatagggagattactgatgccataaacaggagtgtcaattggtaaagtcaacaacaggagtcactgtgcacttactcctcatgtaggatctcggtccttaacgtgctgtacactgaggcttaatgctataacgagtactcaaacagtatatttcactttgtgtttctatgggggtgcaaacgactgaaatctttacttaatgtacactaaactgatcttctgtaaaaaaaaaaaaaaaaaaaaaaaaaaaaaaaaaaaagaaagaaattttcaattcccaacttgactctcactgtgattaaacatgacaataggtctgatctgatttcatcatcattttaaaaaaatcatctattatttttcactttatgtttctgtgtgggagcaaactgttgaaatacttacttaaggtatactaagctgatcttctgtatattaagataatcgaaaatgaatcttgatgtgaatggaaggggagagggagtgggaaaggggagggttgttggtgggagggacggtatggggggggaagccattgtaacccatgagtcgtactttggaaatttatattcattaaataaaagataaaaaaacaaaaaaaaaaaaaagaaaaaaaaaaaaaacataaaggttCTGAAGACTTTTGTCTTGATGGATCAGCTCACTTAAAGGAAGCAGGATTGTGGCTCTTACACACACAACGCACAAAAAGACGCTAGGAAGCATATGGAGGAACCTGGGTTTCCAGGGCTATAAAATAGAGGCAATATAACtaggtgtttttgtgtttttaaagatttacttttttgaggccggtgccgcagctcaataggctaatcctcggcctgtggccccggcacaccaggttctagtcccggtcggggcaccggattctgtcccagttgcccctcttccaggcca includes these proteins:
- the ZIM3 gene encoding zinc finger imprinted 3, with protein sequence MAFSFHHIDLGLMAPGKTFQAPEKLPGEFHTELQLGSGAATPCIPALTGNLSFQGSVTFEDVSVNFTQEEWQWLTPRQRRLHRDVMLENYSNVVSLAQHGCQGQEEASKPEVILRLERGEEPWTVGGEGLSSSGREACAWRLQAVEEDLKRDAASSIKNAAVTKQKGVEREETLPSNRDDTTSSPPLIDHDLFGRDLEQSVDMKSCVKNNSHESKRFRKLVGHNASKLAETQFECDFCRKLFSSKACLLSHLRMHAGEKAFECSKCGKAFSKQWKFSKHQKTHMEEKPYACGECGKAYKQKLNLIQHQKSHTEEKPYKCKTCEKGFFWKSCLINHEKTHNAKKAYECNECGKSYKQYATLFQHKKIHTGQKPYGCKDCEKTFIYKSDLMKHQRIHTGEKPYKCSICEKAFSQKSNVIDHEKIHSGERAYECDLCGNTFIQRKNLIQHKKIHTGKKPFECARCGKAFFQKSNLHSHQKIHVGERVYACNECGKSFSRKLNLSLHKKTHSGQKPYKCSECGKAFADKSYLLRHQKRIHSK